DNA from Brassica napus cultivar Da-Ae chromosome C4, Da-Ae, whole genome shotgun sequence:
CCGAAAATAAAGATGTAGGtataataaaacttttataGCTCATACTCTAATTTTCATGATACTAACTTTTATGATTGCAGGTAAAAGTGGTAATCGTAGACAGTATCACGTTTCATTTCCGTCAGGACTTTGATGACTTAGCCCAGAGGACACGAGTGCTTAGCGAAATGGCTTTGAAGTTTATGAAGCTTGCCAAAAAGTTCTCTCTTGCTGTAAGCATTTATCTTTAACTCTCACTACTTACAAGGTCACAGAGAGGTCCATAATTAACTCTTTAGACATACTCTAATAGTCCAATCTTAGGTTGTGTTATTAAACCAGGTGACCACAAAGTACACCGAAGGCTCGTTTCAGTTAGCCCTTGCGTTAGGTGACGAACCTCATCTCTATTTGCTAATTATCATTTATTTGTTATGATTCTTAATGTTTCAACTTGTGCTATTTCAGGTGATAGCTGGTCTCATTCGTGTACCAACAGAGTGATTCTGTATTGGAACGGTGATGAGCGTTATGCGTATATCGACAAGTCCCCTTCGCTTCCTTCGGCTTCCGCTTCGTACACTGTAACTGGTAGAGGTCTAAGAAACTCCTCATCAAGTAGCAAGCGTGTCAAGATGATGTAAagacacaacacaacacaagcACATGGAGTACGCTttcaacacaacacaacacaagcACATGGAGTACGCTTTCTACGGTCTAATTTACTGCGTGTCACGATGATGTAAAGACACAACACAAGCACGTGAGTAAGCTTTCTAcggtttagttttgattttgattgaaGAGAGTGGTTTGACCGGTCAATATCAAAACCGGGATAAGAGTTGGTGGCTTATTAGTGACTAAATGATGGAGtaatatatttcttaaatctAAAGCAATTATGTTCTGTTCTTCACCAACCCCTGGCTTTTGCTTTACACACCAACTCATGTTGCACCTATTCtcttattttgacttttaaaacacacaaaaaaagttGAAAGACGTAGAGGATCAACGAACAAGACTGTGTTCTTTCTGAATCCAGCGGTCAGCTTTTCTTTAGGTTGATTTGTCCTTTAAAGAACACGAGGAGTTGGCGGGATCTGATTGGTTCTCTGTCTCACTCTCAATATAAAAGTGCAGAGAAGCATTAGTCTCGTTTCTCATTCTCTCTCAGTTAACCAGCAGAGAGCATCCATGGCCTCTTTAGCGTTCTCTCAAGCTCTCCTTTCTCGTGCCATCTCTCACAATGGCTCTAACAAGAACGTCTCCGTTCCAGCTTCCTCTGTTCTCAAATCCACTTCCCCACGCACCACGTTCTTCCACAGTCAACGCAGCGCCTCCACGAGCAGTCACTCCCTCCGTCCTCTCGTCCGTGCAGCCGCCGTAGAGACGACAGACGCAACTACTGATTCAACCCTGGTTGATAAATCAGTTAATACGATCAGGTTCCTGGCCATAGATGCAGTTGAGAAGGCTAAATCTGGTCATCCAGGTCTTCCAATGGGCTGTGCTCCTATGTCCCACATATTGTACGATGAGGTCATGAGGTATAACCCCAAGAACCCTTACTGGTTCAACCGTGACCGCTTCGTTCTCTCTGCTGGACATGGATGCATGTTGCAGTACGCTTTGCTTCACCTCGCTGGCTACGACAGCGTCAGGGTTTGTGGATCTCTTCTTACTCTATTGCTTTAAGattattctctagaaaagaaATTTTGAGCGTTTGGATTGTGTTTATTAGGAGGAAGACTTGAAGAGCTTCCGTCAGTGGGGAAGTAAGACGCCTGGACACCCTGAGAACTTTGAGACTCCTGGTGTTGAAGTCACTACTGGTTTGTTTCTTTTCCTGTTTCAGTTCTTGTCAGAAGCTTCTCTTCTCTGTCTATTGTGTCTGTCTAATGTCAATTAACTCtactaaatcatttataaatgtttaagaattatttataaaaagttataaattcgATCCCAccgtttaaatattaaattttaaacaacaatcACTCTGTCAAATTTTGATTgagtgtatttttgaaaatggtaTCCAGTTAATGTAtttcaaacattttttcttatttttgttgttgtcaatGTGCAGGTCCTCTAGGACAAGGCATTGCAAATGCTGTTGGTTTAGCTCTTGCTGAGAAACATCTAGCTGCTAGATTCAACAAACCTGACAGTGAAATCGTCGACCACTACACGTAATGAATCAAATCCTTCTGTTtggttttcttgatttttttgtttggttctgATGTTGTGTGTTTTGGATTTTTAGTTATTCGATTATTGGAGATGGTTGTCAGATGGAAGGGATCACAAATGAAGTTTGCTCTCTAGCTGCCCACTGGGGACTTGGAAAGCTCATCGCTTTCTATGACGACAATCACATTTCTATCGATGGAGACACAGAGATCGCCTTTACGGAGAACGTGGACAAGCGCTTTGAAGCTCTAGGATGGCATGTTATTTGGGTTAAGAATGGAAACAATGGATATGATGAGATCCGTGCTGCTATTAAAGAAGCTAAGGCCGTAACAAACAAGCCCACTTTGATTAAGGTGACTACTACAATTGGTTATGGATCTCCCAACAAGGCAAACTCATACAGTGTCCATGGAGCTGCGCTTGGTGAGAAGGAAGTTGAAGCTACCAGAAATAACCTTGGCTGGCCATATGAGCCGTTTCAGGTACCTGAGGATGTTAAGAGGTAAGTGGAAATTAACTTACACTTCTGTTTTATGTTTGTGTTATGATGACCTGCTTTGGTAAATTACTATAACCAGGCCTGCTGTTTCGGTTATTTCGGTTTTGGGTATTTTCGGTTTTGGACCTTTGGTTTATTCGTTTTGGCCACAATCCCACTGATATGACTGaaaaaaattggtttggttcggttttggttaattttgggttttaattttatttccaaaataaccagttttctttttgattcattcggtttaattttcttaaaattggATATTTTCGGTTAAATTTGGTTATTATTTCGTTCGGTTAGTTCGAAAaaatttcggtttggttaggctggttcggtttcggtttcgACAAAATCCATTGGTCTAACTATAACTTTTAAATTCTCTAGCCATTGGAGCCGTCACACCCCTGAGGGAGCCGCCCTTGAAGCTGATTGGAATGCTAAGTTTACAGCATATGAGAAGAAGTATCCAGAGGAAGCAGAAGAGTTGAAATCTATCATCTCAGGTGACTTGCCTGCCGGTTGGGAGAAGGCACTTCCTGTAAGTATTAACTTACTCATAATCTAAAGCTTCTTAATTGGTGTTATGTAAATGACTCTTACTTACGGCAAAATACTTTTCAGACATATACACCAGAGTCTCCAGGTGACGCCACAAGAAACCTCTCTCAGCAATGTCTCAACGCCCTCGCCAAAACCCTCCCCGGTTTCCTCGGCGGTAGTGCCGACCTCGCATCTTCCAACATGACACTCCTCAAAGCCTTCGGCGACTTCCAAAACGCTACACCCGAAGGAAGAAACCTCAGGTTCGGTGTCAGGGAGCACGGCATGGGAGCTATCTGCAACGGCGTCGCACTCCACAGCCCTGGCTTCATCCCTTACTGCGCGACGTTCTTTGTCTTCACCGACTACATGAGAGCCGCGATGAGAATCGCGGCTCTCTCTGAAGCCGGTGTTATCTACGTTATGACGCATGACTCCATCGGTCTAGGAGAAGATGGACCGACTCACCAGCCTGTGGAACACTTGTCGAGCTTCCGCGCCATGCCTAATATCATGATGTTCCGTCCTGCTGACGGGAACGAAACAGCCGGCGCGTACAAAATCGCTGTCGCTAGACGGAACACGCCTTCTGTTTTGGCCTTGTCTAGACAAAAGCTGCCTCAGCTTCCGGGAACGTCTATTGAGAACGTTGAGAGAGGTGGATACATTCTTTCTGATAACTCTAATGGGAACAGACCCGATGTGATCTTGGTCGGAACTGGCTCGGAGCTGGAGATTGCTGCTAAAGCTGGAGAGGAGTTGAGGAAAGAAGGGAAGAGTGTGAGAGTCGTTTCGTTTGTGTGTTGGGAACTGTTTGATGAGCAACCGGATGCGTACAAGGAAAGTGTGTTGCCATCTGATGTATCAGCTAGAGTTAGTATTGAAGCTGGATCGACGTTTGGATGGGGGAAGGTTGTTGGTGGGAAAGGGAAATCGATTGGAATTGACTCGTTTGGGGCAAGTGCACCAGCGGGGAAGCTTTATAAAGAGTTTGGGATCACCATTGAAGCTGTGGTTGCAGCAGCTAAGTCACTTATCTAAAGAAGTATAAGGGTTTGGTTTTGAAGTAAGAGAGGTTCTTCCATAAGCATTGTCTTCTTTGTCCAAGTAGAAAAATGtaagagagaaaataaaaaattggttTCTTGCATGTGACGTTTGTAACTGAAACCATGAACACAATACTTATAGCCAATGATCAAGGCGCTTTATATTGGATTATTGATTAGGCGGTCGAGCTTTAAAAA
Protein-coding regions in this window:
- the LOC106396106 gene encoding transketolase-2, chloroplastic; the protein is MASLAFSQALLSRAISHNGSNKNVSVPASSVLKSTSPRTTFFHSQRSASTSSHSLRPLVRAAAVETTDATTDSTLVDKSVNTIRFLAIDAVEKAKSGHPGLPMGCAPMSHILYDEVMRYNPKNPYWFNRDRFVLSAGHGCMLQYALLHLAGYDSVREEDLKSFRQWGSKTPGHPENFETPGVEVTTGPLGQGIANAVGLALAEKHLAARFNKPDSEIVDHYTYSIIGDGCQMEGITNEVCSLAAHWGLGKLIAFYDDNHISIDGDTEIAFTENVDKRFEALGWHVIWVKNGNNGYDEIRAAIKEAKAVTNKPTLIKVTTTIGYGSPNKANSYSVHGAALGEKEVEATRNNLGWPYEPFQVPEDVKSHWSRHTPEGAALEADWNAKFTAYEKKYPEEAEELKSIISGDLPAGWEKALPTYTPESPGDATRNLSQQCLNALAKTLPGFLGGSADLASSNMTLLKAFGDFQNATPEGRNLRFGVREHGMGAICNGVALHSPGFIPYCATFFVFTDYMRAAMRIAALSEAGVIYVMTHDSIGLGEDGPTHQPVEHLSSFRAMPNIMMFRPADGNETAGAYKIAVARRNTPSVLALSRQKLPQLPGTSIENVERGGYILSDNSNGNRPDVILVGTGSELEIAAKAGEELRKEGKSVRVVSFVCWELFDEQPDAYKESVLPSDVSARVSIEAGSTFGWGKVVGGKGKSIGIDSFGASAPAGKLYKEFGITIEAVVAAAKSLI